In one window of Thermodesulfobacteriota bacterium DNA:
- a CDS encoding pseudouridine synthase, which translates to MKKRQTKKANTNPRVLLFNKPFRVLCQFTDTEGRRTLADFIPVPGVYVAGRLDYDSEGLVALTDQGHIQALIAGPENKTPKTYFVQVEGIPSEEALHKLRTGVLLNDGMTLPAVVEILEEPPAFWERVPPVRFRKTVPDTWLRITITEGRNRQVRRMAAHVGHPVLRLIRTGIGQWELGKLKPGEWKEAHLPEFRGNTKKHTGNKGARKTSRKPPRRIR; encoded by the coding sequence GTGAAAAAAAGACAGACTAAAAAAGCAAACACCAATCCCCGGGTGCTCCTTTTTAACAAGCCCTTCCGCGTCCTCTGCCAGTTTACGGATACCGAAGGGCGGAGGACCCTTGCGGATTTCATCCCCGTTCCCGGGGTGTATGTCGCCGGAAGGCTCGATTACGACAGCGAAGGCCTCGTTGCGCTCACGGACCAAGGCCATATCCAGGCCCTTATAGCCGGGCCGGAAAACAAGACGCCAAAGACCTATTTCGTCCAGGTGGAGGGCATACCCTCGGAAGAGGCCCTTCATAAGCTCCGGACCGGCGTGCTCCTGAATGACGGCATGACCCTCCCGGCAGTGGTAGAGATTCTTGAAGAGCCCCCGGCCTTCTGGGAAAGGGTCCCGCCCGTCCGGTTCAGAAAGACAGTCCCCGATACATGGCTGAGGATTACGATAACCGAGGGAAGGAACCGGCAGGTCCGCCGCATGGCCGCGCACGTTGGCCATCCAGTGCTCCGACTCATTCGGACCGGCATCGGGCAATGGGAGCTCGGAAAACTGAAGCCAGGCGAGTGGAAGGAAGCGCATCTGCCGGAATTCCGGGGCAATACGAAAAAGCATACGGGAAATAAGGGTGCCCGAAAGACCTCTCGAAAGCCTCCTCGACGGATCCGATAG
- a CDS encoding helix-turn-helix domain-containing protein, which produces MHLVTIKDLSAFLKVKESTLYSWVHEGTIPFYKLNGLLRFNMDEILDWVNSSKAIQVQERLFIKRPEKEDINSLIKKTIEGVKGKGYNPSKRETSLNQGLRKEVSDESF; this is translated from the coding sequence ATGCACCTTGTTACCATAAAAGACCTGTCCGCATTCCTTAAGGTAAAGGAGTCTACTTTATACTCCTGGGTTCATGAAGGGACTATTCCCTTCTACAAACTCAACGGACTTCTCCGCTTCAATATGGACGAGATTTTAGACTGGGTAAATAGCTCCAAGGCAATACAGGTACAGGAGCGCCTTTTCATAAAAAGGCCTGAAAAAGAAGATATAAACAGCCTCATAAAAAAGACTATTGAGGGGGTAAAAGGCAAGGGGTATAATCCTTCCAAACGGGAAACCAGCCTGAATCAAGGCCTCAGGAAGGAGGTTTCTGATGAGTCTTTTTAG
- a CDS encoding tyrosine-type recombinase/integrase, which produces MSLFRRGQVWWINLKYNGKRVRQSTDVKDRKLAEKIHAKVLTQLVEGKWFDRQLGEDRTLSELLDKYIAEHSTPNKSDRSIRQDKGYKKDMIEFFGDVPLTQITPGRISAYKAHLRAKGLAAATINSQRGVLCHAFKKAIREWEWVKENPVEKVSREKVRNERDRWLTLEEEKKLIDACVIYATGEKNIQIPHYWLQEIVIFDLNTGMRMDELLSLEWPHVDLFRKTATVVRSKNGEKRTIPLNRRAFELLKEKAKVRHIKSNYVFASEAGTKIIDRNLRRGFYDALDRAKIKDFRFHDLRHTFATRLAQAGIDLYKIAKLLGHKTIAMTQRYSHHYPESLRDGVEVLDRAVTIWSQSNEKGAAQNRLTP; this is translated from the coding sequence ATGAGTCTTTTTAGACGAGGCCAGGTCTGGTGGATAAATCTGAAATACAATGGCAAACGGGTCAGGCAATCAACCGATGTCAAGGACAGGAAGCTTGCCGAGAAGATCCATGCCAAGGTGCTGACCCAGCTGGTCGAAGGCAAGTGGTTTGACAGGCAATTGGGTGAGGACAGGACCTTGAGCGAGCTGCTGGACAAGTACATAGCCGAGCACTCGACACCCAATAAGTCGGACAGGTCGATACGTCAGGACAAGGGGTACAAAAAGGACATGATCGAATTTTTTGGGGATGTCCCTTTGACGCAGATCACCCCTGGACGCATATCGGCCTACAAAGCCCATTTGAGGGCAAAGGGCCTGGCCGCAGCCACGATAAACTCGCAGCGCGGCGTCCTGTGCCATGCCTTCAAGAAGGCTATCCGCGAATGGGAATGGGTCAAGGAAAACCCTGTCGAGAAGGTATCAAGGGAGAAGGTCAGGAATGAACGTGACAGGTGGCTGACTCTGGAAGAGGAAAAGAAGCTCATTGACGCTTGCGTGATCTACGCAACCGGCGAGAAAAACATCCAGATTCCCCATTACTGGCTTCAGGAGATCGTGATCTTCGACCTGAACACAGGGATGAGGATGGACGAGCTGCTTTCCCTGGAGTGGCCGCATGTGGACCTCTTCAGAAAGACGGCGACCGTCGTCCGGTCTAAGAACGGCGAGAAGCGGACCATACCCTTGAACCGGAGAGCCTTTGAGCTCTTAAAGGAGAAGGCAAAGGTGCGGCACATAAAGAGCAACTATGTGTTCGCGAGCGAAGCCGGGACCAAGATCATAGACCGGAACCTGAGGCGGGGTTTCTACGACGCCCTGGACCGGGCCAAGATCAAGGACTTCAGGTTCCATGACCTCCGGCATACCTTCGCTACGAGGCTCGCTCAGGCGGGTATCGACCTCTACAAGATCGCGAAGCTCTTAGGTCATAAAACAATCGCCATGACCCAGAGATATTCGCATCACTATCCTGAAAGTTTGAGGGATGGAGTGGAGGTTTTGGACCGCGCCGTCACAATTTGGTCACAGTCCAATGAAAAAGGGGCAGCCCAAAATCGGCTAACCCCTTGA
- a CDS encoding PAS domain-containing protein, giving the protein MGTGENGLIKEIRKLRAELKELFRAERERLELEALLCSRTTELIKANEMLLAEMAARENSEKALGEYQYAYRKLLDLISEAVFVADAGSGIIIHANRAAGSLIGRPVDEIAGMHQTRLHPPEESEHYSSTFRKAVEGAAGQTHNVVLLHSSGRSITAEVSTFTFVMGGKALILGVFRESSKGAEGERERLNLLLDELARRLSTPPRRGLDLQ; this is encoded by the coding sequence ATGGGCACAGGTGAAAATGGCCTTATAAAGGAGATCCGGAAGCTCAGGGCGGAGCTGAAAGAGCTTTTCAGGGCCGAGAGAGAGAGGCTCGAACTCGAAGCGCTCCTCTGCTCGCGCACAACCGAGCTCATAAAGGCCAATGAGATGCTCCTTGCGGAAATGGCCGCGCGCGAAAATTCCGAGAAGGCCCTCGGCGAATATCAATATGCCTACCGCAAGCTGCTGGATCTCATAAGTGAAGCCGTATTCGTCGCCGATGCCGGGAGCGGGATCATAATTCACGCAAACAGGGCCGCAGGCTCGCTCATCGGAAGGCCCGTGGACGAGATAGCCGGCATGCACCAGACCAGGCTCCACCCGCCGGAGGAATCTGAACACTACAGCTCCACTTTCCGGAAGGCCGTCGAGGGCGCGGCAGGGCAGACCCACAACGTGGTTTTGCTCCATTCAAGCGGCAGATCAATCACTGCCGAGGTAAGCACCTTTACCTTCGTCATGGGCGGCAAGGCCCTCATACTGGGAGTTTTCAGGGAGTCCTCAAAGGGGGCTGAAGGCGAACGTGAGAGGCTCAATCTCCTCCTTGACGAGCTCGCCCGCAGGCTGTCAACCCCTCCCCGGCGCGGCCTTGATTTGCAGTAA
- a CDS encoding TrpB-like pyridoxal phosphate-dependent enzyme — MAEAKIVLPEKDIPQKWYNIMADMPNLPAPPLHPATLEPCGPDDLKAIFPMSLIEQEVATERWVEIPEEVRNIYRLWRPSPLYRAHRLEAALKTPARIYYKYEGVSPAGSHKPNTSVPQAYYNKKAGIKRIATETGAGQWGSALALAGRMFGLEITVYMVKVSYHQKPYRRVAMETWGAEVLASPTEKTRSGRKVLEADPESPGSLGIAISEAVEDAAGRADTNYALGSVLNHVCLHQTIIGQEAGKQLEIAGDFPDVIIGCSGGGSNIAGLSFPFLLDKINGRDLRVIAVEPSSCPTLTRGEYRYDFGDLAGLTPYLMMYTLGHDFVPPGIHAGGLRYHGEAPLVSRLFNDGLIEAAAWPQSEVFEAALLFARTEAIIPAPESAHAIKSAIEEAINAREEGKEKVILFGLSGHGNFDMQAYADYLAGKLTDYEYPEEKIREALSRLPVISR; from the coding sequence ATGGCGGAGGCGAAGATAGTTCTCCCTGAAAAGGATATACCTCAGAAGTGGTATAACATAATGGCGGACATGCCGAACCTCCCGGCCCCGCCCCTCCATCCAGCCACCCTTGAGCCCTGCGGCCCTGACGACCTCAAGGCCATATTCCCCATGTCGCTTATCGAGCAGGAGGTCGCTACAGAACGCTGGGTCGAGATACCCGAAGAGGTGAGGAACATCTATCGCCTCTGGAGGCCGAGCCCTCTATACAGGGCGCACCGACTGGAAGCCGCGCTCAAGACGCCGGCGCGCATCTATTACAAATACGAGGGCGTAAGCCCGGCCGGGAGCCACAAGCCAAACACCTCGGTCCCGCAGGCCTATTACAATAAGAAAGCAGGGATAAAGAGGATAGCGACAGAGACCGGAGCCGGCCAGTGGGGATCTGCGCTCGCGCTTGCCGGCCGCATGTTCGGACTCGAAATAACCGTCTACATGGTAAAGGTAAGCTATCACCAGAAGCCCTACAGGAGGGTCGCCATGGAGACCTGGGGCGCCGAGGTCCTGGCAAGCCCCACAGAGAAGACCCGATCGGGCCGAAAGGTACTTGAGGCCGACCCGGAAAGCCCCGGAAGCTTGGGCATAGCCATATCCGAGGCGGTCGAGGACGCTGCCGGAAGGGCGGACACCAACTACGCCCTGGGTTCGGTCCTGAACCACGTCTGCCTCCACCAGACCATAATAGGGCAGGAGGCCGGAAAACAGCTTGAGATCGCCGGCGACTTCCCCGACGTAATCATCGGCTGCAGCGGAGGCGGAAGCAACATAGCGGGCCTCTCCTTCCCGTTCCTACTCGACAAGATAAACGGCAGGGACCTCCGAGTCATAGCCGTTGAGCCGTCATCCTGCCCCACCCTTACAAGAGGCGAGTACCGCTACGACTTCGGCGACCTTGCCGGGCTTACCCCGTACCTCATGATGTACACCCTCGGCCACGACTTCGTGCCCCCGGGCATCCACGCGGGCGGGCTCCGCTATCACGGCGAGGCCCCGCTCGTAAGCAGGCTCTTCAACGACGGGCTCATCGAGGCCGCGGCCTGGCCCCAATCCGAGGTATTTGAGGCGGCCCTTCTGTTTGCGCGGACAGAGGCCATAATCCCTGCGCCCGAGAGCGCGCACGCGATAAAATCCGCGATAGAAGAGGCGATAAATGCCAGGGAGGAAGGCAAGGAGAAGGTTATACTCTTCGGCCTCTCAGGCCACGGGAACTTTGACATGCAGGCCTATGCCGACTACCTTGCCGGAAAGCTCACGGACTACGAGTATCCCGAGGAGAAGATACGGGAAGCCCTATCCAGGCTTCCCGTAATAAGCCGCTGA
- a CDS encoding sigma-54 dependent transcriptional regulator yields the protein MLVIDDEENIRLVLSELLSMRGFSTSQAPDGPSGVKEFSRFRPHAVLLDHRMPGMDGFETLRALKEIDPAVPVIFLTAYADIQSAVEAIKNGAHDFVTKPADMESLTLLIRKAVEKLELERDVARLKSAVDASLESALGRGEAIRRVIGQLVRVAASDFSIIIQGETGTGKSMIAGLIHRMSRRKEGPFVRVDMGAIPEPLIESELFGSEKGAFTGADRARGGYFEAASGGTLFIDELENTSAALQAKLLGAVEARQVCRVGSSKPVPVDVRILAASNKDLRALVKEGGFREDLYFRLNEFTVTLPPLRERADDTSFLAGRFLADACGELKRPPLSISGPAMETLLKHSWSGNIRELKNVMRRAALLAGGAEVLPTHLDLGAEERYGRTAGAVMPLKEVSSHAAREAERAAIREALKLSSGNKARTASILKIDYKTLLTKIRAYGLE from the coding sequence GTGCTCGTAATAGACGACGAGGAGAACATAAGGCTCGTCCTCTCGGAGCTCCTCTCCATGAGGGGGTTCTCCACTTCCCAGGCCCCGGACGGCCCATCCGGCGTAAAGGAATTCAGCAGGTTCAGGCCGCACGCCGTGCTACTCGACCACAGGATGCCCGGCATGGACGGCTTCGAGACGCTAAGGGCCCTGAAGGAGATCGACCCTGCTGTCCCGGTCATTTTCCTTACCGCATACGCCGACATACAATCGGCGGTGGAGGCCATAAAGAACGGGGCCCATGATTTCGTGACCAAGCCCGCGGACATGGAATCCCTTACGCTTCTCATCCGGAAGGCGGTCGAGAAGCTCGAGCTTGAGCGCGATGTGGCAAGGCTTAAGTCCGCGGTCGACGCCTCTCTCGAATCGGCGCTCGGCAGGGGCGAGGCCATAAGGCGCGTAATCGGCCAGCTCGTAAGGGTAGCGGCAAGCGACTTTTCGATAATAATACAGGGCGAGACAGGCACGGGGAAATCCATGATCGCGGGCCTCATCCACCGCATGAGCCGCAGGAAAGAAGGGCCGTTCGTCAGGGTCGATATGGGCGCCATCCCCGAGCCCCTCATAGAAAGCGAGCTCTTCGGTTCCGAGAAGGGCGCCTTCACCGGCGCGGACAGGGCCCGGGGCGGATACTTCGAGGCCGCCTCTGGCGGCACGCTCTTCATAGACGAGCTCGAGAACACCTCTGCCGCGCTCCAGGCGAAGCTCCTCGGAGCCGTAGAAGCAAGACAGGTCTGCCGCGTGGGCTCAAGCAAGCCCGTCCCGGTCGATGTGCGGATACTCGCGGCCTCGAACAAGGACCTGAGGGCCCTTGTAAAGGAAGGCGGCTTCCGGGAAGACCTCTACTTCAGGCTGAACGAGTTTACGGTAACGCTCCCGCCGCTACGCGAGCGGGCGGACGACACTTCGTTTTTGGCCGGCAGGTTCCTTGCGGACGCGTGCGGGGAGCTTAAAAGGCCGCCGCTCTCCATCTCCGGCCCGGCAATGGAGACGCTCCTCAAACATTCCTGGTCGGGCAATATAAGGGAGCTTAAGAACGTGATGCGCCGCGCCGCCCTCCTGGCGGGCGGGGCCGAGGTCCTCCCAACGCACCTCGACCTCGGGGCCGAGGAAAGATACGGCCGCACGGCCGGGGCTGTCATGCCCTTGAAGGAGGTCTCGTCCCACGCGGCGCGGGAGGCGGAAAGGGCCGCGATAAGGGAGGCGCTCAAGCTATCTTCCGGCAACAAGGCCAGGACAGCCTCCATCCTCAAGATAGACTACAAGACGCTACTTACCAAAATCAGGGCCTATGGCCTCGAATAA